Proteins encoded within one genomic window of Pseudalkalibacillus sp. SCS-8:
- a CDS encoding DNA-3-methyladenine glycosylase I, with the protein METTKKVTRCKWCEEDPLLITYHDKEWGQPVYGDDDLFEALTLEIFQAGLSWRTILHKRENFRKAFDSFSISSVKNYDQEKVERLLDDAGIVRHRRKIEATIHNAQVAEELIQQYGSLKRYFDTLPDEILDKQKQIKKTFKHVGLTTAESFLMAAGFIQPDHSEECYMGK; encoded by the coding sequence ATGGAAACGACAAAAAAGGTGACACGATGCAAGTGGTGTGAAGAGGATCCCTTATTGATTACCTATCATGACAAGGAATGGGGACAGCCTGTATATGGAGATGACGACCTGTTTGAAGCGTTGACACTCGAAATCTTTCAAGCAGGGTTGAGCTGGAGAACGATTTTACATAAGCGGGAGAACTTCCGAAAGGCGTTTGATTCCTTTTCCATTTCGTCTGTAAAAAACTATGATCAGGAAAAAGTTGAGCGGCTTTTAGATGATGCAGGGATCGTTAGACACCGAAGGAAGATTGAAGCGACCATCCATAATGCGCAGGTAGCAGAGGAGCTCATCCAACAATACGGCAGTTTGAAAAGGTATTTCGATACTTTGCCTGACGAAATACTGGACAAGCAGAAACAAATCAAGAAGACCTTTAAACACGTCGGGCTCACAACAGCCGAAAGCTTCTTAATGGCAGCAGGATTCATACAGCCAGATCATAGCGAAGAGTGTTATATGGGGAAATAA
- a CDS encoding helix-turn-helix domain-containing protein, whose protein sequence is MIGQRIRYYRKTNGLTQEELARGICSVSYLSKIENGDAKSSEDVIELLCERLGISPKDKQIDVNIIGMLNEWNHLMVERKHDEVTVMKEKIDDYLPIIEDPQLLIRYDLFLARYYITHKKIEEANEIIKKLDQLDKTHFDGPLKFYYNLIKGLYNYIINEYNESLKYFEEAEHFVQYTPLTQLELATYYYSLALTHTALYHNTSVINYAYKSLTIFDKEYNYTRSADCQILLGIVNRRINNYSQAVHHFKQALKFAESFNDKRTLGIIYHNLGLVFSNKKESEKAIECYLKSTSIKEGSEDKTIFITYYLLAMEFFNLNKFEESRSWLEKMDKHLETIQQLRQKDNLIHYNVLKMRLNNATGKEYESFLKKEVIPYFQDKNIMEFVCKYATLLAEYYYENSQYKNSSEYYKLALQAGSNFS, encoded by the coding sequence TTGATAGGACAGCGAATAAGATATTACAGAAAGACAAATGGCCTCACTCAAGAAGAATTAGCCAGGGGAATTTGCTCGGTTTCCTACCTTAGTAAAATTGAAAACGGAGACGCGAAATCTAGTGAAGATGTGATCGAACTACTTTGTGAACGCCTCGGGATTTCTCCGAAGGATAAACAAATAGATGTGAATATCATAGGGATGCTCAATGAATGGAATCATCTGATGGTTGAAAGAAAACATGATGAAGTAACCGTTATGAAAGAAAAAATAGATGATTATCTACCGATTATTGAAGATCCCCAATTGTTAATTCGGTACGATTTGTTTTTGGCCCGATATTATATAACCCACAAGAAGATTGAAGAGGCAAACGAGATTATTAAGAAGCTCGATCAACTCGATAAAACACATTTTGATGGCCCCTTAAAATTTTATTATAACCTTATAAAAGGCTTATATAACTATATAATCAACGAGTACAATGAATCATTAAAATACTTTGAGGAAGCCGAACATTTTGTGCAATATACACCATTAACCCAACTAGAGCTTGCAACCTATTATTACAGCCTTGCATTAACTCATACAGCTCTTTATCACAATACATCAGTAATTAACTATGCTTATAAATCCCTTACAATATTCGATAAAGAGTACAATTATACGAGAAGTGCGGACTGTCAGATATTACTAGGGATTGTAAATAGAAGAATTAACAACTACTCACAAGCGGTTCACCACTTCAAACAAGCTCTGAAATTTGCAGAGTCATTTAATGATAAGCGCACACTGGGTATCATTTATCATAACTTAGGGTTAGTTTTCTCAAACAAAAAAGAATCTGAAAAAGCGATAGAGTGTTACTTGAAAAGCACCTCTATCAAAGAAGGTTCAGAAGATAAAACGATTTTTATTACCTATTATTTGTTAGCCATGGAGTTTTTCAATTTAAACAAATTTGAAGAGTCGAGATCCTGGTTGGAAAAAATGGATAAACACCTTGAGACCATCCAACAACTTAGACAAAAGGACAATTTAATTCATTATAATGTTCTAAAAATGCGACTTAACAATGCAACAGGAAAGGAATATGAGTCTTTTCTTAAAAAGGAGGTCATACCATATTTCCAAGATAAGAATATCATGGAGTTTGTTTGTAAGTACGCTACATTATTAGCCGAGTATTATTATGAAAACTCACAATATAAGAATTCAAGTGAATATTATAAGCTGGCTTTACAAGCCGGAAGTAATTTCAGTTAA